The sequence GGCGCTCAGCGTCCTGTCGATGTTCACCGGGGGGCCGCCGGTCCGGTCCGGCGCGCTGGGCGGGCGGGCGTTCGAGGAGTTCGCGGCGCGGGCGCCGGGCCTGCCGCCCTCGCTGACCGCGCTGCTGCGCGCGTGCTTCCGCCCCGACCCCGCGGCCCGCCCTGACCGGATGGACGAGCTGGCCGGCGAGCTCGTCACCGTCTACGCGCAGGTCGTCGGGGCCCCCTACCCCCGGGAGCGGCCCCGCCCCGCCACGCTGCTCGCCGACGGCCTGGCGAACCAGGCGCTGTCCATGCTCGACCTCGGGTACCCCGCGGAGGCGGAGGCGCTGTGGGAGCGGGCGCTGCAGACCGATCCGCACAACCCGCACGCCGTGTTCGGCCGGGGCCTGCACCGCTGGCGCGCGGGGCGGCTGACCGACGCCGAGCTCGCCGGCGAGCTGGAGGCGGTCCGCGCGACGCACGGCGGCGACTGGATCGGCGACCACCTGCTCGGGCTCGTCCATCTGGAGCGCGGCGACCCCGCCGAGGCGGCGGCGTTCCTTGAGGCGGCGGTCCGGCGGGCGCCCGACGCCCCCGAACCCGCCGCCGCGCTGGAACGCGCCCGTCGCCTGCGCGCACCCGGGCCGCCGGTCGTCCTGGAGGGGCACGCGGGCGGCGTCGGCGCCATCGCGCTCGGCCCCGGCGCGGCGACGGCGGCGAGCGGCGGACGGGGCGACCCGTCGGCTCCCGCCTCCGGCTCCGAGGGCGGCACCGAGGGCGGCACCGTCCGGATCTGGGACCTCGCCGCCGGCCGCTGCCTGCACGCGGTGCCGGCGCATACGGGCGGTTTCGCCGGCGGGGTGAGCGCCGTCGCGCTGAGCCCCTGCGGCCGGTTCACGGCCTCGGGTGGCGGGGACGGGACCCTCCTGCTGTGGGACGTCCGGGCGGGGCGCGTCCTGCACCGGTTCGAGGACCACCCCGGCAGGGTCGCCTCGCTCGGTTTCTCCGGAGACGGCTCGCTGCTGGTGTCGGCCACCGAAGGCGGGGGCGTCCGGGTGTGGGCGACGCTGGGCGGGCGGCGCCTGCGCACGCTCCAGACCGAGCAGGATCTCGACCGCGGCCACGGCACCTCCGTCGCCGTGACGGGCGACGGAGCGCACGTCGTGAAGTGGGAGCCCACCACGATGCGGCTCCGCGTCTGGGACACCGGCACCGGGAACCTGGTCCGCACGATGCCGCTGCCGGGGGCGACCGTCGCGCTCGGCCCCGGCGGACGCGTCGCGCTGGCGGTGTCCGACAAGGAACAGCGGCTGGTGGACCCGGTGGCGGGCCTGCCGCTGCGGACGGTCCGCTTCCCCGTCGGCCGGGGCGGGCGGTTCGCGGTCAGCGGCGACGGGGCGCGCGCGCTGACGGACGGCCTCCAGCTGTGGGACCTGAACGACGGACGCTGCCTGCGCACGCTGCCGGGCGACGGTGGCTCCCTGGTCGCGCCCGTGCTGAGCGGCGACGGGCGGCACGCGCTCACCGCGGCGGGACGGGCCGTCCACGCCTGGCGGCTGGGACCCGCGGGCCCCCGCGCGCCGTGGAGCCACGCCCGGCCGCGCGCGGCGACGGAGCTCGCGCGCGAGGCGGACACCGCGGGCCTCGCGCTCGCCCGCGCACGCGGCCACACCGAACGCGGCGACTGGGCGCGGGCCGCGGCGGAGATCCGCGCCGCGCGGAACGTCCCCGGCCACGAGCGCAACCGCGAGCTGCTCGACCTGTGGCGGGCCGCCGGACGCCACGGCCGCCCCACGGCGGTGACGGGCGCCTGGGAGGTGCGGCCCCTGCCGGACACCGAGCGCCGCCTGGTGAGCGGGAGCGTGCTGAGCAGCGGCGGCGTCCTCGCGCTGCGGTTCGGCGGCTGGTCCCTCGTGTGGCTGGTGGACGTCGAGACCGGCGAGCGTCTCCACGCCCTCCAGGTCGGCGGGACGTCCCTCGAGGCCCTGGCCTTCTCCCCCGACGGGTCCCGGCTGCTGACCGGCGCGAGCGACGGGAGGGTCCGGGTGTGGGACGTCGCGTCCGGCGCCTGCGTCCACGTGCTCGGCGGGCACCGCGCCGAGGTCAGGGCGCTGGCGGTGAGCCCGGACGGGCGGCTCGCCGCGTCCGGCGACGAGCGCGGCGTGGTCCGCGTCTGGGACCTGGCCGACGGCCGGCGACGGAACGTCCTCAAGGGCCATGGCGGGATCGTCTTCACGGTCGGCTTCGGGGCCGGCGGCCGGACCCTCCTCGTGGGCGACCAGCAGCGGATCGTGACGCTGTGGGAGCTGGACGGGGAGCGCCGCCACATCCTCCCCGGCCGGACGCCCGCCGCCATGAGCGCGGACGGCCGCACCGTCGTGTCGTGCGGGCACACGGTCGGGACGCTGTGGACGGCGGACGGGACCACCGGCCAGGCCGACGGCTACGTCCCGGGCCCGTCCGAGGAGCTCGCCTCGATCGAGGTGAGCGCGGACGGCGGCGTCGCCGCCACCGTCGGCCCCGGCCACGCGCTACGGGTCTTCGACGTGCGCGCCGGGCGCCTGCTGCACCGCCTGTCGGACTCGACCACCTGCCTCGCCCCCGCCGCCGACGGCAGGTTCGCGATCTCCGGCGAGTCCGACGGGACGCTGCGCGTGTGGGACCTCCCGGCCGGCCGCTGCCTGCACTCTTTCAGCGCGCACACCGCCGCGGTCGCATGGGCCGGGCTCAGCGCCGACTCCCGTATCGCGATCACGCGAACCCGGGACCGGGGAATGCGCGTCTGGGAACTCGACTGGGATTACGCACACTGAAGGGAACGGGAACCATGCTCCTCAGCTGTTCGGGGTGGGCGTGCACGCGCCTCATCTCGGTGTCGAAGGTGCCGGGTGGCAACCCCGTCGCACTGCGGGACCCCGACGCCTACGCGGTCGAGTTCATGATCTGCGACTTCTGCGGGAGCTACTTCTGCGACCGGTGCCACGCGTCCGGCTCCCGGCTCCGCGCGCCGCGCTGCACGTCCTGCGGGGGCAGGCTCGTCCCCGGCGCGAGGCTGGAGCAGATGAGCGGCCGCGCGCGCCCGGCCGCGGCCGAGCACCACGACCAGGGCGTTCGGCACCTGGAGTCCGGCCGTCTCGACGACGCCGTCAGGGAACTGGACGAGGCCGTCCGCCTCCGGCCCGAGTACGCCGCCGCGCACCGCATGCGCGGCATCGCCCTCTCCGCGACGGGGCGGCGCGCCGAGGCCCTCGCCGCGTTCGAGCAGGCGCTCCAGCGCGATCCGTCCGACGTGGTGGCCCACTTCGAGCGGGCCGGGACGCTCCTGGCGATGGAGCGCGCCGCCGAGGCGGTCGCCGCCTACGACCAGACGATCGCCCTGCGGCCGGACTACCCCGCGCCGCAGATCAACCGGGCGATCATCCTCATGGACTCCGGCCGGGACGCCGAGGCGCTGGCCGCCGTGGACGGCGCCGTCGCCCTCCTCGCCTCCGGCCGCGCCGTCGGCGCCGGCCGCTACGACCTCGCCAGTGCCCACAGCGTCAAGGGCGCGGCGCTCGTCAAGCTCGGCCGCTACGAGGAGGCCCTGCCCGCCATCGACTACGCCATCGACAACGGCCCCGACTCCTGGAACGACCACTACAACAAGTCCTACGCCCTGGAGCGCCTGGGCCGCATGGAGGAGTCGGAGACGGCCCGCGGCATAGCCGACTCGCTCCGCAACGCCTGAGGGGGTCGGCCCGGCCGGTTCCGCAGGTGGGACGATGGGGGCCGGACCTGCCGGGGAGGGCGCGCATGGAGATCGGGGACGGGACGCTGGCCGTGGGCGCCGGGCGGCCGGAGGCGGAGAACTTCGCCCCGGCCCTGCCCGGGCCCGTGTTCGCGGCGCACTACCACCTGACCGGGGAGGCGAGCGGGCCCTACACCTACGGGCGCGACACCAACCCGACATGGACGCTGCTGGAGCGGGCGATCGGCGAGCTGGAGGGCGGCGCGGAGGTCGTCTCGTTCTCCTCGGGGATGGCGGCGGTCGCGGGCGTCCTTCTGTCGCAGGTCCGGTCCGGCGACGTCGTGGTGCTGCCCGACGACTGCTACCACACGACCCGCGCGCTGAAGGAGCGCCTGGAGTCGTACGGGGCGGTGGTCCGCATGGGGCCGACCGCGGACGACGCCCAGATCGGGCTGCTGGAGGGGGCGCGGCTGATCTGGCTCGAAACCCCGTCCAACCCCGAGCTGGACGTGTGCGACATCCGGCGGGTCGCCGAGGCCGCGCACCGGGCGGGCGCGCTCGTGGCGGTGGACAACACCCTCGCCACCCCGCTCGGGCAGCGGCCGCTGGACCTCGGGGCCGACTTCTCCGTCGCCAGCGACACCAAGTCGCTGAGCGGGCACGGGGATCTGCTGCTCGGGCATGTCGCGACCCGCGACCCGGGGCTGGCGGAAGCGGTCCGGGTCTGGCGCAGGACCGTCGGCGCGATCCCCGGGCCGATGGAGGCGTGGCTGGCGCACCGGTCGCTCGCCACGCTCCAGCTGAGGCTTGACCGGCAGGCGGCCAACGCGCTGGCCGTGGCCGAGGCGCTGCGGGGGCATCCGCACGTGTCCGGGCTCAGGTATCCGGGGTTGCCGGACGACCCGTCCCACGAGGTCGCGGCCCGGCAGATGCGCCGGTTCGGCTGCGTCGTGTCGTTCGCCCTGAGAGACGAGGCGTCCGCCGAGAGGTTCCTCGGCTCGCTGCGGCACGTCATGCAGGCCACCAGTTTCGGCAGCGTGCACAGCTCCGCGGAGCGGCGCGCCCGGTGGGGCGGCGACGCCGTGCCCGCCGGCTTCGTGCGCTTCTCGGCCGGCGTCGAGGACACCGACGACCTCGTCGCGGACGTCCTGCGGGCGCTGGCGGCGATCGGGTAGCGCGAAAACCGGGTGATCGGCGCGGGCGGCCGGCGCTAGCGTGGCCGCCCATGAGCGACGCGCGGGCACTTCTGGAAAGCGGCGACATCGCCGGACTGATCCGGCATCTGCGGTTCAACGCCGAGGCGATGGAACTGGGCGAGGTCGCGCGGCTCATGGAGGGCGCGGCGGCGCTGTCCGGCTTCGACGACATGCGCGAGGCGGCCGCGGCGATGGCCGCCCGGCAGGAGCCGCAGCAGCTCTACGACTTCGGCTACGCCTGCGTCGAGCGCGGCATCGCCTTCCTGGCGGTCCCGGCGCTGAGGCGCGCGCTGGAGATGATGCCGGACGAGCCCGTCCTGCTCATGGAGCTCGTGTCGGCGCTGGAACGCGAGAACCGGCACGCCGAGGCCGTCGCGGCCCTGGAACCGCGCGTGGACGCGTTGGACCCGTGGCCCGCCCGGTACCTGCTGGCCTACAACGCGCTGTTCTCCGGGGACCTCGACCGGGCCGCGCACGAGGCGGCGCGGCTGCCCGCGCCGGACGGGGACTGGGTCCCGGCTCGCGACCGGCTCGCGCGGATGGTCGCGCGGGCGCGGGCCGCCGGTCCGCTCGGTTCCCGGGACCTGCGAGGCTGGCACTTCGCGCTGGGCGGCGGTGTCCTCGCCACGATCTCGCCGTACGGGTTCGACGACGGCATGACGGGGCGCTACGCCTACACCTCCGACAGCTTCGCCCTGTGCAGGCGGACCCTCGACCGGCTGCGGCTGGTCCTGGACGCGGCCGGGCGGCGTCCCGCGTCGGTCGGCCTGCTGCCCGACCGGTCGAGCCGGATCCTGGGGCTGGCCGCGGCACGGCTGTTCGGGCTGCCCGCCGAGCCGTTCGCCCCGGAGCGCCCGGGGGCGCTCGTGGTCGCCTACGACCTGAACGAGACGGACGCCGACGGCCTGCGGGAGCGGACCGAAGGGCAGGTGCTGTTCGAGCACGCGTCCTGCTGGACCGACCCGCCCGTGGTGAGCGCCGACGTCACCGGGTTCCTGCACCAGGTGGCGGTGGCTCCGTGGGGCTCGCAGCTGCGGGTCACGCCCGGCGGCGAGCCGGAGACCGTGCCGCCGGACGAGCGCCCCGAAGCGGAACTGGCCGCCGAGATCGTCGCCGCCGACCCCCTGCCGGACGACGGCGACGGCGGCGCGCCGCCGGACCCCGACGAGCGGCTGGCGGGCTTCGTCCGGGCGGTCGCCGGCCACTGGCTCACCGGGCCGAGGGACATGGTGCGCTCCCCCGGCCCCGTGCCGAGCAGCCGCTTCGCCTAGGGCGCGGTCAGGGTCGTCAGGTCGGCGAGCAGCTCCGAGACGAGCACCGGGTCGACGCCGGCGAGACCGTTCCCGGCCGTGCGGGACGGGTCGCCGGGTGACGTGCCGATCCAGACCCGCTCGATCTTCTGGACGGGGTTCAGGTCGACGTAGCCCACCGCGATGCCGGGGCTCAGGTCGACCACGACGCTGACGCCGGGCGCGAGCGTGCGGGAGATCCAGTGCTCGATGCCGTTGTCCTGCGGGGCGCCGCGCCGCCACCCCGTGCGAGTGAGGCCGAGGACCCTGCCGGTGGGGACGGTCGGCCCCTCGAAGCGTTCGAGCCTGCCG is a genomic window of Actinomadura citrea containing:
- a CDS encoding protein kinase domain-containing protein, yielding MTDAGDLRAWRRGDVVLDLYEVLDVVASGGMGLVYRVRHRGWDAELAMKVPRPEVVATHGGLREFEDEAQTWVGLGLHPHTVSCAYVRRLGPLPGVFAEWVDGGSLADAIRAGRLRDPDPRRATGRIVDVAIQFAWGLDHAHRAGLVHQDVKPANVMLARDGTAKVTDFGLAKARVRAGEDGVPRPDADPLVSFAGLTPAYCSPEQALAARDRRTPLTRATDVWSWALSVLSMFTGGPPVRSGALGGRAFEEFAARAPGLPPSLTALLRACFRPDPAARPDRMDELAGELVTVYAQVVGAPYPRERPRPATLLADGLANQALSMLDLGYPAEAEALWERALQTDPHNPHAVFGRGLHRWRAGRLTDAELAGELEAVRATHGGDWIGDHLLGLVHLERGDPAEAAAFLEAAVRRAPDAPEPAAALERARRLRAPGPPVVLEGHAGGVGAIALGPGAATAASGGRGDPSAPASGSEGGTEGGTVRIWDLAAGRCLHAVPAHTGGFAGGVSAVALSPCGRFTASGGGDGTLLLWDVRAGRVLHRFEDHPGRVASLGFSGDGSLLVSATEGGGVRVWATLGGRRLRTLQTEQDLDRGHGTSVAVTGDGAHVVKWEPTTMRLRVWDTGTGNLVRTMPLPGATVALGPGGRVALAVSDKEQRLVDPVAGLPLRTVRFPVGRGGRFAVSGDGARALTDGLQLWDLNDGRCLRTLPGDGGSLVAPVLSGDGRHALTAAGRAVHAWRLGPAGPRAPWSHARPRAATELAREADTAGLALARARGHTERGDWARAAAEIRAARNVPGHERNRELLDLWRAAGRHGRPTAVTGAWEVRPLPDTERRLVSGSVLSSGGVLALRFGGWSLVWLVDVETGERLHALQVGGTSLEALAFSPDGSRLLTGASDGRVRVWDVASGACVHVLGGHRAEVRALAVSPDGRLAASGDERGVVRVWDLADGRRRNVLKGHGGIVFTVGFGAGGRTLLVGDQQRIVTLWELDGERRHILPGRTPAAMSADGRTVVSCGHTVGTLWTADGTTGQADGYVPGPSEELASIEVSADGGVAATVGPGHALRVFDVRAGRLLHRLSDSTTCLAPAADGRFAISGESDGTLRVWDLPAGRCLHSFSAHTAAVAWAGLSADSRIAITRTRDRGMRVWELDWDYAH
- a CDS encoding tetratricopeptide repeat protein; this encodes MLLSCSGWACTRLISVSKVPGGNPVALRDPDAYAVEFMICDFCGSYFCDRCHASGSRLRAPRCTSCGGRLVPGARLEQMSGRARPAAAEHHDQGVRHLESGRLDDAVRELDEAVRLRPEYAAAHRMRGIALSATGRRAEALAAFEQALQRDPSDVVAHFERAGTLLAMERAAEAVAAYDQTIALRPDYPAPQINRAIILMDSGRDAEALAAVDGAVALLASGRAVGAGRYDLASAHSVKGAALVKLGRYEEALPAIDYAIDNGPDSWNDHYNKSYALERLGRMEESETARGIADSLRNA
- a CDS encoding cystathionine gamma-lyase, whose amino-acid sequence is MEIGDGTLAVGAGRPEAENFAPALPGPVFAAHYHLTGEASGPYTYGRDTNPTWTLLERAIGELEGGAEVVSFSSGMAAVAGVLLSQVRSGDVVVLPDDCYHTTRALKERLESYGAVVRMGPTADDAQIGLLEGARLIWLETPSNPELDVCDIRRVAEAAHRAGALVAVDNTLATPLGQRPLDLGADFSVASDTKSLSGHGDLLLGHVATRDPGLAEAVRVWRRTVGAIPGPMEAWLAHRSLATLQLRLDRQAANALAVAEALRGHPHVSGLRYPGLPDDPSHEVAARQMRRFGCVVSFALRDEASAERFLGSLRHVMQATSFGSVHSSAERRARWGGDAVPAGFVRFSAGVEDTDDLVADVLRALAAIG
- a CDS encoding tetratricopeptide repeat protein; the encoded protein is MSDARALLESGDIAGLIRHLRFNAEAMELGEVARLMEGAAALSGFDDMREAAAAMAARQEPQQLYDFGYACVERGIAFLAVPALRRALEMMPDEPVLLMELVSALERENRHAEAVAALEPRVDALDPWPARYLLAYNALFSGDLDRAAHEAARLPAPDGDWVPARDRLARMVARARAAGPLGSRDLRGWHFALGGGVLATISPYGFDDGMTGRYAYTSDSFALCRRTLDRLRLVLDAAGRRPASVGLLPDRSSRILGLAAARLFGLPAEPFAPERPGALVVAYDLNETDADGLRERTEGQVLFEHASCWTDPPVVSADVTGFLHQVAVAPWGSQLRVTPGGEPETVPPDERPEAELAAEIVAADPLPDDGDGGAPPDPDERLAGFVRAVAGHWLTGPRDMVRSPGPVPSSRFA